One genomic region from Bacillus sp. SLBN-46 encodes:
- a CDS encoding ParM/StbA family protein, with protein MTKSRIAAVDVGNDSIKALFGELEYELNIPNIIARDTEDRPVIGIEELDNKNPLDGIHIKVHSPALKENNAIYRIGHLATKSNNATELDPGSSKSEEDQTLVMLFATLALDAVQENRPFSKTKNVIDASYTLGTGLPLREVKEGKDAGYRSKLIGSVHQVEFLVTPKYQGLKVNIKFDEVKVYPEGFAAYINLVMDNSGKIINKDLLDKRILIQDIGGLSTDIAVIKNRNVDDDKAQGFNLGVSESLEAIREEIRTKHGVELDSRRDVVEIITKKNDRNHIMVKGSRTSVHDITDRILLDLAKKQYRLLRNVWQRNSQTEICYFVGGGANVLKEYLKTLNNNLDGYNIDFFEDEKESIWMMANAYYKLIMDFVRKSEKQKAVPDKAPVKS; from the coding sequence ATGACTAAGTCTAGAATTGCTGCAGTAGATGTGGGAAATGACTCCATTAAGGCCCTTTTCGGTGAGCTAGAGTATGAATTAAATATTCCAAACATTATCGCTAGAGACACAGAGGATCGCCCTGTCATTGGGATAGAAGAACTCGATAATAAAAACCCTTTAGATGGCATTCATATTAAGGTACACTCCCCTGCCCTAAAGGAAAACAATGCCATTTACCGTATCGGTCACCTTGCCACGAAAAGTAATAACGCCACTGAATTAGACCCTGGCAGCAGTAAATCTGAAGAAGATCAAACACTTGTCATGTTGTTTGCTACTTTGGCATTGGATGCAGTGCAGGAAAATCGCCCTTTTTCAAAAACAAAGAATGTCATTGATGCAAGCTATACCTTAGGAACTGGCCTCCCCCTCCGCGAAGTAAAGGAAGGGAAAGATGCGGGGTATCGCTCCAAGTTAATTGGTTCCGTTCATCAGGTAGAGTTTCTCGTGACACCAAAATACCAAGGACTCAAGGTGAATATAAAATTTGATGAGGTAAAGGTTTATCCAGAAGGATTTGCCGCCTATATTAACTTGGTTATGGATAATAGTGGGAAAATTATCAATAAAGACTTACTCGATAAACGGATTTTAATCCAAGATATCGGTGGCTTATCCACTGATATCGCTGTAATTAAGAATCGAAATGTTGATGATGATAAAGCCCAGGGCTTTAACCTAGGAGTGTCTGAATCACTAGAAGCAATTCGTGAAGAGATTCGGACGAAGCATGGCGTTGAGCTCGACAGCCGCCGCGATGTCGTGGAAATTATCACGAAGAAAAATGACCGCAACCATATTATGGTGAAAGGAAGCCGGACGAGTGTTCATGACATTACAGACCGGATTTTGCTTGACTTAGCCAAAAAGCAATACCGTTTATTACGAAATGTATGGCAGCGAAATTCCCAAACGGAAATCTGTTATTTTGTTGGCGGCGGGGCCAATGTGTTAAAAGAATATCTTAAGACACTAAATAACAATTTGGATGGCTACAACATCGATTTCTTTGAGGATGAAAAAGAAAGCATTTGGATGATGGCCAATGCGTATTACAAACTAATTATGGATTTTGTAAGAAAATCAGAGAAACAAAAAGCGGTCCCAGATAAAGCACCAGTAAAAAGTTAA